A window from Flavobacteriales bacterium encodes these proteins:
- a CDS encoding PKD domain-containing protein, with protein sequence MKKMIASLIVGVFSLMTYAQQNQNVLPAFKGILKGEGKTQEHQYLGLEKVFKTYQVYQLDVPSISALSRKTPTGNLTFNLQLETHTWELHLHVHDIRAASYEMKVNTGHGVITMPSTPAFTYRGYEGDTPGNHVVMTIREHYIAGYIQQEDDTYYIEPLQHFEVTAPANEFVVYKMTDVLAGEKAICTQSRDSKPDVAEYIPAGRTSAATKCTEMAVAYDQSFKSRIGSTTAAETEITARLNLVSDFWEQEFNVEYKLTLIYECTSNEFIADSNTESCQEGSGNPSCAKGTVLREFRDWGENIVNPGNAFAATQKDVATFWTDRNIKDGSNTGNIGYSMFAGICNSSGYNIVEDYFTTGQNAHASIWIHELGHTWNAIHVQDNAQYMMSPSIYGNNSTAPTNRTVTSGTRSRIEAHRDSRSCLDEGCTVNVPPVADFETINKNKCTGVVSFGDQSTNSPNQWLWDFGDGQTSSSQNPTHTYASSGTYTVKLTATNSIGSDSETKAAYITISLLKNAPSTADLILCPSEAPELTATGNYGGNLVWYDSNTGGNVVGTGSPVTINPRPTVTTTYYVEEQSAGGVPDNVGMVNNAVSNNGGYYSTTEEGLVFDALKDITLKSVKVYVNIGGNKTFKLTTSGGTVLETFTGPIAAGEHRVNLNWNISAGTGYKLLAAANNDLYREKGTGITYPYSDGSGYVSITCNTYDANDCNGFYYYFYDWEVSGQSCSSPRATATIEVKSDQDPECTSTGDNNPGHSTALPAMWLFPNPTDGAFRVEVSNIQGTVDIEVFNVLGKKVYETNSRVDGDGVFPIYLNENPGLYFIRVSSGESRLISPVMIK encoded by the coding sequence TCAAAGGGATTCTGAAGGGTGAAGGCAAAACACAAGAACATCAATACCTGGGATTGGAAAAAGTGTTTAAAACGTACCAGGTATACCAATTGGATGTTCCTTCCATTTCAGCATTGTCGCGCAAAACGCCAACCGGCAACCTCACATTTAACCTGCAACTGGAAACGCATACCTGGGAACTTCATTTACATGTGCATGACATCCGGGCCGCTTCTTATGAAATGAAGGTCAACACGGGACACGGCGTTATCACCATGCCTTCCACGCCGGCCTTTACATACAGAGGATATGAAGGAGACACTCCAGGCAATCATGTAGTGATGACCATTCGGGAGCACTATATCGCGGGTTATATCCAACAGGAAGATGACACCTATTATATCGAACCCCTGCAGCATTTTGAAGTCACTGCTCCGGCAAACGAATTTGTGGTTTACAAAATGACGGATGTTCTGGCCGGAGAAAAAGCAATCTGCACGCAAAGCCGTGATAGCAAACCGGACGTCGCTGAATACATTCCCGCCGGAAGAACTTCAGCCGCTACAAAATGCACCGAAATGGCAGTGGCCTACGACCAGTCATTCAAAAGCCGTATAGGAAGCACGACTGCAGCAGAGACCGAGATCACCGCGCGCCTGAATCTGGTTTCTGATTTCTGGGAGCAGGAATTTAACGTGGAGTACAAGCTTACACTGATTTACGAATGCACCAGCAATGAGTTTATCGCCGACAGCAATACCGAGAGTTGCCAGGAAGGAAGTGGCAACCCTTCATGTGCAAAAGGCACGGTTCTCCGAGAATTCAGAGACTGGGGTGAAAATATTGTAAACCCCGGAAATGCTTTCGCCGCAACTCAGAAAGATGTGGCTACCTTCTGGACGGACCGCAACATCAAAGACGGGAGCAACACCGGAAATATCGGCTACTCGATGTTCGCCGGCATATGCAACAGCAGCGGCTACAACATCGTCGAAGATTATTTTACAACAGGACAAAATGCACACGCCAGCATCTGGATACATGAACTGGGACATACCTGGAATGCCATCCATGTTCAGGACAATGCGCAATACATGATGTCTCCATCTATTTATGGAAACAACTCAACAGCACCCACCAACCGAACGGTAACCAGTGGTACCCGCAGCAGGATCGAAGCACACCGCGACAGCCGCTCATGCCTGGATGAAGGCTGCACAGTGAATGTACCCCCCGTAGCAGATTTTGAAACCATCAACAAAAATAAATGTACCGGTGTGGTTTCATTTGGTGATCAATCCACCAACTCACCCAATCAATGGTTGTGGGATTTCGGCGACGGACAAACATCCTCCAGTCAGAACCCCACCCATACCTATGCCAGCTCAGGAACGTACACGGTCAAGCTCACGGCCACCAACAGCATCGGGAGTGACAGCGAAACAAAAGCGGCATACATCACCATCTCACTTTTGAAGAATGCACCCTCAACCGCAGACCTTATCCTGTGTCCATCGGAAGCACCAGAGCTAACCGCGACCGGCAATTACGGAGGCAATCTTGTATGGTATGACAGCAACACCGGCGGTAACGTTGTCGGAACAGGAAGTCCGGTGACCATCAATCCGAGACCGACGGTCACCACAACCTACTATGTGGAAGAGCAATCCGCAGGAGGCGTTCCGGATAATGTGGGGATGGTCAACAACGCAGTATCAAACAACGGCGGCTATTACAGCACAACGGAAGAAGGACTGGTGTTCGACGCCTTGAAGGACATCACATTGAAATCCGTAAAAGTATATGTAAACATAGGTGGAAATAAAACATTCAAACTAACCACAAGCGGGGGCACCGTTCTGGAAACTTTTACCGGCCCGATTGCCGCCGGTGAACACCGTGTTAACCTTAACTGGAATATATCTGCCGGTACCGGATACAAATTACTGGCCGCAGCAAACAACGATCTATACAGGGAAAAAGGGACTGGCATTACCTACCCGTATTCCGATGGCTCAGGGTATGTATCCATCACATGTAACACCTATGATGCGAACGATTGCAATGGATTTTATTATTACTTCTATGACTGGGAGGTTTCTGGCCAATCCTGTTCCAGCCCGAGAGCAACTGCAACCATAGAAGTGAAATCTGACCAGGACCCGGAGTGCACCTCAACCGGAGACAACAATCCCGGCCATTCGACTGCACTTCCTGCTATGTGGCTATTCCCTAATCCGACAGACGGGGCATTCCGGGTTGAGGTCAGCAACATCCAGGGCACTGTAGATATTGAAGTCTTTAATGTGCTCGGAAAAAAAGTTTATGAGACCAATTCCAGGGTCGATGGCGATGGTGTATTTCCAATATACCTCAATGAAAATCCAGGACTTTACTTCATTCGAGTGAGTAGCGGTGAGAGTCGGTTAATTTCCCCGGTGATGATTAAATAG